A genomic segment from Triplophysa dalaica isolate WHDGS20190420 chromosome 22, ASM1584641v1, whole genome shotgun sequence encodes:
- the anxa3b gene encoding annexin A3b, translated as MSSVWDDLDLLLDSPSSLTVTSTARGTVKEKPGFNPSEDAAALRKAIEGIGTTEKTIIEILTQRSNAQRQLICKAYQEATGRTLSDDLEGDTQGAFEDVLVALLQPPAKFDCQEFIRAIKGAGTNESVLKELFASRSNPQIKALSEAYLAETGRSLIHDLQSEVSGDFETTLVLLAEGKRDESINVDAAKAKEDAKILYEAGEKKWGTDESKFIDILCRRSVPQLRQTLVEYKALSGKTLQESIEKEMSGRLEDILVAIVKCVKSVPAYFAERLYKSMKGAGTTESTLTRIIVSRSEIDLQDIKAEYKKLFGCSLYSAIESETSGDYRQTLLKICGEDGKA; from the exons ATGTCGTCTGTTTGG GATGATTTGGATCTCCTCCTGGACTCCCCCTCCTCTCTTACTGTTACT TCAACAGCACGTGGGACCGTTAAAGAAAAGCCGGGCTTTAACCCAAGCGAGGATGCCGCTGCTTTAAGGAAAGCTATTGAGGGCATTG GGACAACAGAGAAGACTATTATTGAAATTCTAACTCAAAGAAGCAATGCCCAGCGTCAGCTGATCTGTAAAGCGTACCAAGAGGCAACAGGAAGG actcTTAGTGATGACTTGGAAGGGGACACTCAAGGAGCATTTGAAGATGTTTTGGTGGCTCTGTTACAGCCACCTGCTAAGTTCGACTGCCAAGAATTCATACGGGCGATAAAA GGAGCTGGTACAAACGAAAGCGTTTTGAAAGAACTGTTTGCATCCCGCTCCAACCCTCAGATCAAGGCTTTGTCTGAGGCATATTTGGCAG AAACAGGAAGATCCCTAATTCACGACCTTCAATCTGAAGTGTCAGGGGACTTTGAAACCACCCTGGTGTTGCTCGCTGAG GGAAAGAGAGACGAGAGTATAAATGTGGATGCAGCAAAAGCTAAAGAAGATGCCAAG ATCTTATATGAAGCGGGGGAGAAGAAGTGGGGCACCGACGAGAGCAAGTTCATCGACATCCTCTGCCGCAGGAGCGTTCCTCAGCTCAGACAAA CTTTGGTTGAATATAAGGCTTTGAGTGGAAAGACCCTTCAGGAAAGCATTGAGAAGGAGATGTCTGGAAGACTGGAGGATATTCTTGTGGCTATAG TTAAGTGTGTGAAGAGTGTCCCAGCATACTTTGCAGAGCGGCTGTATAAAAGCATGAAG GGTGCTGGTACCACTGAATCCACCCTCACTAGGATCATAGTGAGCCGGTCTGAAATCGACCTGCAGGACATCAAGGCAGAATATAAGAAACTTTTCGGCTGCTCTTTATACTCTGCTATTGAG TCTGAAACATCAGGAGATTATCGGCAAACACTGCTGAAGATCTGTGGGGAAGATGGCAAAGCCTGA
- the paqr3b gene encoding progestin and adipoQ receptor family member 3b, with the protein MPHSILKNTHYIELGSYQYWPVLVPRGIRLYTYEQIPVFLKENPYITDGYRAHLPSKLCLKSMFVLSNETVNIWSHLLGFLLFFLLAVKDMVTVLPSAGASREDYVIYSIGLFCFQVCMLCSVGYHLFCCHRSEKTCRRWLALDYAGISVGILGCYVPGVFYAFYCNSFWRQVYLLTVLALILAVFAAQIHPHYLTQQWQKLRSAMFCSVAGYGIIPACHWVWLNGGFSADIVQAFFPRVLIMYLIAASAFLFYISKIPERYFPGQLNYLGASHQFWHVLVVVMFYWWHQTAIYIMNFRHNQPCTDSSG; encoded by the exons CTGTACACCTATGAGCAGATCCCAGTGTTTCTAAAGGAGAATCCATACATCACAGATGGATACCGAGCACACCTGCCATCAAAGCTGTGCCTTAAAAG CATGTTCGTTCTGTCCAATGAGACCGTAAACATCTGGAGTCATCTGCTCGGGTTCCTCCTGTTCTTCTTGTTGGCCGTGAAGGACATGGTAACGGTTCTTCCGTCCGCAGGGGCATCACGAGAGGATTATGTGATTTATTCAATAGGACTCTTTTGTTTTCAG gTGTGCATGTTGTGCTCTGTGGGCTACCACTTGTTTTGTTGCCACCGCTCAGAGAAAACGTGTCGCCGCTGGCTTGCGCTGGATTATGCTGGAATATCTGTGGGGATTTTGGGATGTTATGTGCCTGGAGTCTTCTATGCCTTCTACTGCAACAGT TTTTGGAGGCAGGTGTATCTGCTGACAGTGCTGGCTTTGATCCTGGCTGTGTTTGCTGCTCAAATTCACCCGCACTACCTCACGCAGCAGTGGCAGAAACTGCGATCTGCAATGTTCTGCTCCGTTGCCGGTTACGGGATAATCCCGGCCTGCCATTGGGTCTGGCTTAATGGAGGATTTAGCGCAGATATCGTACAG gCGTTTTTTCCTCGAGTCCTGATCATGTATCTGATTGCTGCCTCAGCATTCCTGTTCTACATCAGTAAAATCCCAGAACGCTACTTTCCAG GTCAGCTGAACTATCTTGGCGCCAGTCATCAGTTCTGGCATGTGCTGGTGGTGGTCATGTTCTATTGGTGGCACCAGACTGCCATCTACATCATGAACTTCAGACACAATCAGCCCTGCACAGACAGCAGCGGTTAA